The genomic stretch GCCTCCCTTGGACTCGCGCTCTCGATGTCTCGGACTCTCGTTGTGTCGGCCAGGCACGCCACAcgtcaccgtcgccgccgagtCCTCTCTCGATTCGGTTCCTCTTTCCCCCATTCAACGTTCCCCAAAATCCAAAGTTCCGGAAGAGCTGTTAATTAGATAACGTTTGGTTCACTGTTTTGTAACGTAAATAGATAACATTGCAGAAGGCAAGAGATTACGTTACATGACCTGTAATCCATTACCCCGTAATCAGATTACAACCTATTCAAAAGTGTTACCGCTGCACATCCGCTGTAAACGGATCACAGTCAGATTCTTGTAACTTGCCTTCCTCTTCAAATATAGCTCTGGTATTACCGTTAGCGCTGTATTTCGTTTCCATTTGCGTTTACGTTTGTAGTCCataaccaaacactatcttagtGTGTATTGCCACAAGAGCTTTGCAAAATGAAGGAACAAGTCAATTGATTTGAAGACATTGGGGGCAAAGAGCGGCGGACAGGCAGGAATTAGtgaattatcaatattgatgcagcattttcttttttgttagAAGATGGGAATAGCCAACTCCAGGATCCTGACTCCGCCACTAGCTGGGTGGTCTATGTCCAGATGTATTTTGAAGAGGCGATGCTGGCTACAGGAAGTAGCTTTGGTCTCCGCGAAACTTGTTGGAAAACTTAGCTTTTGTAATAGAGCGAGTAGCGCCTGTCATACTGGACTTGTAGCTCTGTTTCCTGGGAATCCTGGGACGTGGCTTTCACCGTTTCATCTCAAACCCTCGTGTAAAAATACCGAACATCTGGTATTTCCATCGTGAAACGGAAATGGGGCAAGCCTCGTATCAGGAAAAAAATCATTTCTGATATAGATTTGAAACCGGACAAAAACCAAACATAATCACTAACCCATTGGAGGAAATAACAGCAATTTATATCAGCACCAAAATATATTTACAGCACGGTCACTTCTCACAACTTCAAACTGTATTTCAGATGATACATTACCAAGTATTTGAAGTATCCTTATTTTGTGTCAAGATACTCTACCTTACAGAAAACATAGCTAACCCTCCAGAATACATCTCAGCCCGTCTGAGAGCCAAACGATGGATTGTTCCTGTATAACATGATGTGAATCATGTAATAGTCTAAACAGAGGTACGAAATGATTCCACCAACTGGAATATCTTCACCGTACCATACATTAAGCCTGAAAGAGTTCCAACATGAGGGCACCAAATTAGAATTGAGATTAGTCCTGTACTAAATGTATTGACAATAATCCCGATGATACAAGATGATCAGCAATTCCACATCAATGGCATGAGCAATTGACCAAAGCAAGATTTATAAATTGGGAACCCAATTATTTTGGTGGTGTTTAATCAGCTCTAGGTATCTTGCCCTCATGTAGATTATATTTTAGGAACTAGGAAATATAGGTAATGACTTCATATGGTCTCGAGAGGATAATAGTCACCAAGAAAAACTCACAAGCAGAATAAGgctattaaaaaaaaagcagaatAAGAACCAGACCCTAAAAAAGGATTATTTGTAGAGTCTAGAGTGTCATGCAAATATAGCCACAGAGTATGCAGAGAAATGATGTGAGCCACATTGTGGGCTTCTGGCAGAAATATCACAAATGAAATTACACAGTCCCTGCAAGAACAAATTTATGACGTGTGCTGCCAACACTTGAAAACAATTGATAACAACTACCAAGATCTTTGAATGTTTAGATTAGACATGTGAAATTGATGTGCCAAATTTGACCCCCAAAAAAACTGTACATCAATAATATCATAACTTAAATAAATAAGCATAATATGGTTGAGAAAATTGTCCTTTCAAGATCAATTGTGTTGGTTTCCAAAATCACTAATTCAGTGATCACATCCAGTAATACCAATAAATGAATAAATGGGTGCCAGACAAAGAAAATATGGATAATGGCTTCTAAACAGTAGTACCCCAAGGAGCGTATGCAAATGATGAGGGGTAAAAAGGACACTGACAAGTAATAATTGAACATGTGGCCAAGAACAGATGTGATCATGCAAGGAGCATACTGAAATTCACCAATACACCAGGATGGACAGTAGAGGAATAGGTATACACAATAGCTGGATTGGGATGTTCAGATGAACTAGCATGCTATCTGCAGGTAAAACCCTGCAACCCAGTGCTATCTAGATGAGGACACCGATGACAAACAACAGATTAACCAGGCATAACCAAGTAACCTTGTGTCACAATAAATTAGTACGGTTCCTATCAAGGTAGTGCTATCTAGATGAGGACACTGACAACAGACAGCAGATTAATCAGGCACAACCAAGTAATTTGTTGTCGCAAATTAATACAGTTCCTACCCTTGATAGTTCAAGAAAGAAAACACGGGTTATATGAAACATATGAAATGTTAAGTTAGCCCACTGGTAAACAAATGGGTCTTCTATCAGGTAGGCTGTAAGTTCAACACTACAACTTCAGAGAGAAGCAAACAGTGGCCAGATCTGGTCACATGGCTAGGCATTGCAATTTTAGTCTATGGATCCATACTTGAGCTGCATGTTTAACCTACCCTCAAAGTTCCATAAAAAAACATTTACTGTATGGTTGGATTAGAGGGAGTACAAGAACAAATAAGAATCCCAAATAGCCCTCCCCGACCCACTCACACAAAACATCCCTCCCCACCCACTCAACAAAATTTGATCTTGTTTAGCAGAGTCCAGCTTAGTTAGCACCAAACACTTGTTGAATCTCACATGGTCTACAGTATTTAATTTCATCTTGTGTATGTGGGTAAAGGCATGCAATTTAGTGTTGTTTAGATGACAACAGATTAATCAGAGACAACCAATTATGTTGCAACAGCGTAATATAGTTTATGAGTGGAGATCCATTCCTCATGAAAGCAATGGCAAATGTAACATATGAAATGTTTAAGTTTAACCCAGTAGTAACCAATTGGACCAGATATTAACTAGAACTATTTAAGCACTGCAATTTCAATGAGAAGCAAACAAAGGAAAGATCTGTTCACATGGTTACATCCTGCCATTTTAGCTCATCATGTTAAGTTACTTGCCCTCAAACTTCCATAGGAAAAATTTAGGGCGAGAATTCGATAAAGATTTGGAATTGAATTCTACAGATTTTGTACAACTTTGAATTAAATCCAAAAGTCCCCAAACCACAGCTCCAAATAAACAATAACATAGGCATTACAAAACTGGGACCTTGTTAACCAGGGGTCCAGGGCCTAGCCTGGTGAATCTTGCATTTGTATCCTGAAAGCAAGACAGTATGTTGTCCATTTTCTTGACGTGGACAGGTGCTTGCAAAGTCACGTATAAACATAACAAAAAATAACATTGCTAGGATCTTAGATTGAGCAAACATGTTAAGATGCACGGCCTGATTCTTATTTCCTCTTGTCCTGAATATTGCATCTAGATGAAAAACAACATCTAACTATGTTGCACTTTCCTAAATTGATCAATAGTTAACTCAGCACCAGAGAAGCTATTGCAGGGACAAATGTATTCTCAGAACAAATCAATAGGAAAACATTGCACATGTCGTCATAGATCAAAATTTTATTGAGGATATGCCAATTAGGTGCAAGATTACTTTATCACATGACACCTTCCCTTTTGAAAGAAAACAGGATATATCAAAGAGTAGGCAGCTAAGAGCCATATACCTACATAAGCGATCCGTCGTGTACATCTACAGCACTTTCAGGTGACTGATTGTCATGAAAACTGTGTCAGTGCTGAGACCACTCAATGCTCTTGAGGTCAATACCAGCCTTGGCCAGCTCATAGAGTGGGCTCATATCACGGAGTTTTTTGACCTGACGCACAGTGAGCTCAATTGCTCTGTCAACCTCTTCCTCAGTGGTAAAGCGGCCAATACCAAATCGAATTGAGGTGTGCGCCATGTCCTCCTCCACCCCGAGAGCCCGCAGCACGTATGAGGGCTCCAAGCTGGCACTAGTGCAGGCACTACCGCTCGACACAGCCACCTCCTTCAGCCCCATCAGCAAGCTCTCCCCCTCCACATATGCAAATGACAAGTTGAGGTTGCCTGGGTAACGGTGCTCCATGCTTCCATTGATGACAACCTCATCGACTTGAGCACGGATGCCATCGAGCAGCCTCTGCTGCAGAGCATTGACCCACCTATGGTCGTAATCCATCTCCTGAGCCGCAATCTCACAGGCAGCACCAAATCCAACAACAAGCGGTGTAGGCACCGTGCCACTGCGTATGCCACGCTCCTGCCCACCACCACTCATCTGCGGCTCCACCCTGATACGCGGACGCCGGCGAAGGTAGAGCGCCCCCACGCCCTTGGGGCCGTAAATCTTGTGCCCCGAGAGAGACATGAGCCCAATCCCCATCCTGTTCACATCAATCGGGATCTTCCCCAGCGCCTGGGCGGCATCGGTGTGGAACGGCACGCCTTTCTCCTTGCAGATGCGCCCAATCTCCTCGAGCGGCTGCACGACGCCGATCTCGTTGTTGACGGCCATGACGGAGACGAGCCCCGTGTCGGGGCGGATGGCGTCCTCGAGCTGCGCGAGGTCGACGAGCCCCGTCGCTGCGGACGGGGAGGTAGGTGACCTCGAACCCCTCCTGCTGCAGGTAGCGGCAGGAGTCGAGGACGCACTTGTGCTCGGTCTGCGTGGTGAtgacgtggcggcggcggtcgcggtaGAAGCGCATAACGCCCTTGACGGCGATGTTGTTGCACtcggtggcgccggaggtgaAGAAGATCTCACGCGGGTCGGCGCCGACGAGGGAGGCGACGCGGGCGCGGgcctcctcgacggcggcgtcggacTCCCAGCCGTAGAGGTGGGTGCGGGAGTGCGGGTTCCCGTAGCGGGAGAGGTTGAAGGGGAGCATGGCGTCGAGCACGCGCGGGTCCACGGGGGTCGTCGCCTGCATGTCCATGTAGAGCGGGCGGCCCGAAATGCGCACGCCCTTGACGGTGACGGACTCCTCTTCATCCTCCGAGGGgaacgccgccgcgggcgcggcggccgtggagagcgcgcgggcggcgggggcgccgcggcggaggaagagcgggaggaggcggcgggagagggcCCATGGCGTGgggtggggagggaggaggtAGGGTTCAGGGGAGGGTTGGAGTTTgggggcgccgcggcggtgctcCCGTTTCAGCGGAAGGGCGATTTGGGAACGGCTGaggggaggtgggggtggtgggGTCGCCGTGGAGGTGCCAGGGCCGAGGAGAGGATAGGCACAGCCACGGCGCGACGCGGCGCTGGCGCAGCCGTGGATGGACACGATAAAGCAAGGAAGTGGGGCACGCAACGGCGACTTGCAATTGGGCCGAGCCTACGGAATGGGTTGTTCTCAGAGGCGGTTCGGGCCAGGTTTCGGTCGCTAGCGACTTGGcgaggtgtgtgtgtgtgagagtgACCGAGCACTGGGCCAATCACATGGGACGGCCTACATATCTAAAGGAACGGAATTCTTATATTTTTAAATCCTTTTTTGTAAAAAATAATATCTGGAGTCAAATTTTGAACAAAAATATACTTGTACCTTTTTCCGAGGAGAAATATTCTTATACAGCCAACTCCAAATAAATTGGCGTGATATAAATTCCACCAATTCAAACGGCAAAATATAAATATCCCTTTGTGCGTAGCACatcttcaaaaaatcataacttttgTCATAAGAGTCTGGACAAagaatttatataaaatcatAGGGCTCAACGTAACGAGAACAGCAACTTTCGTTCATTTTTGCCCATTCGAGTCCATTTTCATACCGAGATAAAACTTTCATATCTCTATTTGTAGATCTCAATATTGTATCGTTTATTCTGGCGCTCTTATCGTTTTGAATGAAAGGTAGTGAAAAACAAAGTTTTATATCTTTTAATGGTAACTATGTTAATGTAAACTATTGCCACAGTGGTCGtatatatgaaaataaattGAGGACATCTAGATACCAGTATATATGTCATAAAAAGATCATAACATTTATATGAAAATCGTAGAGCTCGACAAGATTTACATCGTTGTGGTTCTCTACATTTCTGTTTAAATCCAACTTGATCCCAGAATAATCAATGCAATATTTAGATCTACAAATGGAGATTTTAATATTTATCAATTATTCCAGTGCCAAAAAGGCTTCAAAAGAAACAAACAGTGAACTATAGAGTGATATACCTTGTCGAATGCTACGATTTTCATAAAACTTTTATCTTCATCCAGGCTCATATGAATTTTTGAAGATGTGATGTACACAAAAGGGATATCTTGCTATTTGAAATGGCAATGTTCTATTTTTGTCATTTGAATTGACAAAATTTAAAGGTCTGCCTTTGAGGTGGTGGGATAAGTAAATTTTTGTAAATTTTTGACATCAAACATTATTTTTGCGAAAAAAGATTTTATAAATATAAGATATACAAATTCAAAAGGAACATGCTATTTCCTATGCGTCGGTTGTCCAATTCCAGCGGCACACATACCGATTCATATGCATCAATTGTTCAAGCTTTAAACCCATGCATGCACAAAAACAGTGAAGAGCCCTAATAAGAAACCACAGTTGGAGGTAGCTGGAGTCCACCTCCACCATAAATTTTGATGGAAAAGATGACATGTAAAAGTAGCCATGGACGCATGAAGTAGTAGCAACTTTACTAGAGGTGTTGCAATGGTCCTTCAGGCAGGCGCGGGGGGGGAGCGATTGAAGCGGTCCGAGCCTGCGTGAGAGGAGAAAGAGGCAATAGTGTGGGTGTGATCAAGGTGAGAGGGGCGGCAGTGCTTTCATGGCTATTTTATAGCCATCGGTCCTCTATATACTAAGGTGGTGGAAGCACTAAACACAAAGTGATCTATTGGGGCTTCACTTACATTTTCATAAAAAGCATAAGGTAAATAGCTAGGTAGCGGTGGGGTCGATGCGGAGGCAGCATGGGCGGTGGGGTCATAAAGAAGTCTATAGCATGATGAGCCTTCCTATCAACATCAGACATATGGGAAGACGCGTGTCAGTAAGCATAGAGGACGCCTTGATGATGCGATTGGACCATTTATGACCGAGGATGACATGGGCGCACAATCAGTCCATAGTGGAGATAGGGGGAGTTAGTCTACAAGGATTGGGCAAGagcaggagaggaggaggtgtgGGTTTGAACCTATGGCGgattatgaaaatatttattttgtgtTGGATTTGATTCAAACAAATTTCAATGGGTTTTCAAATTTGAAGAGAGTCTCTCCATCAAATTCATGCCAAATTTCAAAAACTAGTCAAAGAAACAAGCTAAGAATTTAAAGGATTGACCAACCTCAAAATAAGATGTTAACGTGTATCCTTCAAAAATAGGAGTTTTCTTGAGCAATTGGAAGAAAAATGGTTGCAACagtggaggaaggagaggagggcgTCGGGTggaaggagggggaggggagtaAGGGGGTTTTGTACTGTGGAGGGCTATCCCTGCTGGCTCTTATACGAGCCGGCGGTGATAGCACCCTTCACCGCCAGCCCATTTAAAGAACCAGCAGTGATACCTTCACCCCTTGTTTGATTTATGAGCCGGCGGTGAAGAGTTCTATCACCGCCGNNNNNNNNNNNNNNNNNNNNNNNNNNNNNNNNNNNNNNNNNNNNNNNNNNNNNNNNNNNNNNNNNNNNNNNNNNNNNNNNNNNNNNNNNNNNNNNNNNNNAAACGTTTTGATTCAACCATTTATTCACCAAAAAGTTCCACTTTGAATAATTTGCACAGATCTTAAATCgtgctaagagcaactccaagagtctcTCTAAAAAAtcttccccaaaattatgtattgggggtgttcataaaatattttttccctAAAATCATATCATACCACAACAGATCCCTAATGCTAACCTCCCCAATAGTTCAAAATAGACCACATTAGCATGAATGGGCCCATTAGTTGGGCCGGCCTCCTCTCCCCCTCACGTGAACTCACTCCCTCACGATTTCCTCCTGTCGCCCTCCAACTTTGCTGCCAGTTATCCCGTCACCCTCCATACGCCGCACAGTAGTTTGCTGCCGCGTGTAGCCGTGAAACTTGTTGTCGGGTTCTACAATTCGAATTGAAGACCGGTAAAATGGATTCGTTATGAGTCGATGAAGCTTTTCTATGCAATTGGTGATGGATTCGtcattagatgatgatgatgatgatgatgatgatgatgaatttTTCTTCTCTGTTGCTCATGTGGTCATGGATGCGGATGAGTCCGATGATGAAACAAAACATCATGGTTCTACCCATGGGCATCGACTTATCACTCTCATAATACAAGCAAGAATGTTACTCATGCTGACATATATGTGCATTGTTGCTCTTTTTACATGAATTTGGAATTCCATTGTGACTGCCTCTTCCTTTTGCAACAAACTTTGGACAGAGAAAATACAAAGTGATAGACAAATTTAGCATGGAAATAACTGTGAGAACACCCCACATCAATTTCCTTCAATTTATAGATCTTAAATGTCAATCATATTACAACTTACAAATCAGCAACCTACGATCACAATTGGATCTGCCATCCATACACAATTTGATTAGTGCACAATGTTCAAATAATTTATAATCTACAATCATAAACACAATTCATCCTGTCAGGATCAGTGTTGCTTGACGCCAGCAGCTTCTCAGCTAGGTTCGTCAGCTGTGTCTCTTCTTTCACCTCCAATGTTTACCTACATAAAAAAAGGACACATCAATTTAGTTATGGGGCAATTTACCTGGTACACCAATCATGTGGCACTTGTTCCTTTAACCTCAGTAAGCTAAAAGTCTAACCATTCCGGCCTCTTTGTTGTCACAACAAACTGATTAGAGTCGCCCATGCACTACCTTTGATCTCTGGTCAGAAATAAAATACTatagaaaaatgaaaataaattctTGTCAATATGCTGATGCTCCTATGACTTGTGCATCCGGTCGAGGTAGTCGGGCTCGTAGAGGACATGTCCGGGTCATCCCTGCTCGCCCACACGGCGACTGCAGTGCCGTGGTGGTCCTGCGCCACCATGCTCCTCCCGACCACGCATCCGCCAAGTCTTGCGGAAGCACCGACTGGACCGGCAGCTGCGAGGTTTGAAGCCACATTCCACGTGGTGCTGGTGGCCTCTGCAAGTTGCTttttgaagcacatctgtatggctcgttgataagttgcccctgcattttttagtccgaaggacattgttttgtagcagaaagctccgaaaggtgtgatgaaagttgttttggcttgatcttcttccttgaggcttaCCTGATGATAGctcgagtagcagtcgagaaaacatagtaaagcaCATCCAGTGGTGGAGTCGACCACCTGATTGATCTTGGGGagtccgaaagggtcttttggacagtgcttgttgaggtcggtgtagtcgagcacatcctccactcgttgtttttcttacgcacGAGTACGGGATTTGCTAGCCAGttagggtgaaagacttctttgatgaaccatGCCGTGAGTAGCTTGGCCAAttctttcttgattgcttctcgtctgtcttgagcgaatctgcgAAGTCGATGCCGTTTTTGGGtggctttgggatcaacatttagagagtgctcgatcagctccttgggcacacctggaaTGTCAGTCGGTTTTCAGGCGAAGATATTGTGGTTAGcgcgaaggaaactgacgagcgcggattcctatttaggatctagccctgttccgatcagggctatcttggaaggGTCTcccgtctggaggtcgactggtttgaagtcttgctcgttGGTTTTTTTGAGTTGTAGACCCCNNNNNNNNNNNNNNNNNNNNNNNNNNNNNNNNNNNNNNNNNNNNNNNNNNNNNNNNNNNNNNNNNNNNNNNNNNNNNNNNNNNNNNNNNNNNNNNNNNNNNNNNNNNNNNNNNNNNNNNNNNNNNNNNNNNNNNNNNNNNNNNNNNNAGTGTTAGTTCTCCCTttgggcctggcattttgagtaccaagtaaacataatgtggtatggctatgaacttggcaagtgctggccttccaagtatggcgtggtaagatgtctcgaagtcggcgacttcaaatctgatgtactcgatacggtagtgttctttagttccaaaggtaactggaaggacgacttgtcctagtggtatagctgcatttccAGGTACGAtaccgtagaagggtgaatctgttggagtaagcatttcagtgacgtcgaggcacatcttccttaatgcCTTGGCAAAAATAATGTTGAGCCCACttccaccgtcgatgagtactttggttaactttgagcctgccacaactagatcgagtactagggggaaacggcctggttctgagaacttggtccattggtcctttctgctgaaggaaatgggcacttctgaccattttagcggtgttggatccgttggttcaatggccataaTCTCCCTGAGtatgagtttgttggctcgcttggatgcggtgcctggaataccgccaaagatgacgttgacagtttttgaggcggtctggaaatcgccttcttcgtcttcatcgttgtggactttgttcttgcccttatcttttttttggtgtactcttcagggggtggtggtgcgagtaagtcttgcattactcggcgcatgctatagcagtctattgccgagtgcttgctagtcgggtgccatgggcactgctttttgagtagttcggtgaaggttggcccttcatcgtttttgcgaGATCccttttcccggagttggtcatggcagcaacagtgttgtcgggcttccttttgctattgtgattactcgaatagttgtttggagtatcattgtgtcgagttatatcttggtcattgttgttgttgttgtcgcgtccacggttacggtgggagccgaaccgttctcgctctttgtcttcttcatctgcccactgttgtaccataACTTTAAGATCTTTGACATTGGCTGGTCGTCGtcgaccaaagtcttggtatgttcgtcgatcgtagagtccgttttggaagcactcgatgacatcTGTTTCggaaatgtcaactatggttgccttcttttttaagaaccatcgcagatagtcgcgtaaggtttcgctttctttttgcttgatttgactCAAGTCGATTTTGTtacctggtctagccatggagccagcaaagttgttggtgaaagcctttgtcaagtctgcccaagagtcaattgacttgggtttgagtgactcgagccaggtcagtggtgcgggttctaTGCATATagggaagtggatgactttggtgtcgttattgcccccggctgcttgaacggctagcgagtagcatcatagctattgaattgggtcttttttgccatcatacttggtgattccaatCGGCTcaaacttctcgggtagttttgtcttcattacccaatttgtgaaagcaggaaaattgttgtagttgtcgacttctcgctcgcgccgactgttgaggatttctcgtagatcactgaagtttgacacttcgtggttcttccgagtagggcaaatacttttaaccgagttggtgcagctggcctctccatcatccttatggcgtgttggggccttgtgtttgcttgggccttggctgtgttgccgaggctggttgACGACTTCGTTGTCATTACTTGGGGCCTCGTTGTTGGCTGCAGCTCCTCTACTggcttcttggtgagctgtaaTGCGAAGAATagatggaattggtgattctttgttgagtagcttgtaggcttgctccgcgagttgtacgattagtccgttgccgcgctgcacgagttgagccgtGGCTTCATTTtccctgtcttgaggcatcaacatCGTTgaaagattgattgaggcgattgccgcaagtggagtattgtgctcttgagcctggactgcgtcgaaagccctttcagggtttgtgatgggaatattcgTGGCCATGGACTGTCGTCACTtggctcgagtagcgttgcacatccttctttggtttctttgattagAGGTTTCTTCTtgtggggcgtcagctgtagactcgtcttctgagatgttATCGAGTTGTGCTAagcgcctgggggttctgttctggctagtacccgggttgttgttttgagtaataacaaggacttccctatccgggtagtagcttccggagcttgatgttgcaatctctgtggagcttTCCAGGCGATTGGAATTGAGTGGaacaccctcttgatatgggaggttgtctatatgggcgacaaggcgtgagtcatagtcgcgggcaagaagagatggtcttaatcctggccaatgtacgaatctgccttgtgacgttgaagttattaccaatccttgggctgcaccagataatggtatctctggcggATAAACCGAGTTGGAGTCGACGACTTCATTgtgcccgagttcgagttggatttgagtaagaaagccttggtgaacttcggctgcgttgcggagtccgtgcaggaaccgctttgaagtcgaaaccgacttgggaattgactgggaccgactagtccgaagcgaagtcgagtccgacacgtagtcgaactcgaaattttcaactttgaaatcttggtttaaTCTGGTCAGATCTTCtgctttcttctcctgagcatTGATGATCTAGCgccggaacgaacccgagccatcggcgatgcagagccaggattcgaaaacgaaggtggcgcccgctttgatgaagaagacgggctt from Setaria italica strain Yugu1 chromosome II, Setaria_italica_v2.0, whole genome shotgun sequence encodes the following:
- the LOC101757646 gene encoding LOW QUALITY PROTEIN: cysteine desulfurase, mitochondrial-like (The sequence of the model RefSeq protein was modified relative to this genomic sequence to represent the inferred CDS: deleted 1 base in 1 codon); this encodes MGLKLEQLMHMNRSKYCIDYSGIKLDLNRNVENHNDARPNCKSPLRAPLPCFIVSIHGCASAASRRGCAYPLLGPGTSTATPPPPPPLSRSQIALPLKREHRRGAPKLQPSPEPYLLPPHPTPWALSRRLLPLFLRRGAPAARALSTAAAPAAAFPSEDEEESVTVKGVRISGRPLYMDMQATTPVDPRVLDAMLPFNLSRYGNPHSRTHLYGWESDAAVEEARARVASLVGADPREIFFTSGATECNNIAVKGVMRFYRDRRRHVITTQTEHKCVLDSCRYLQQEGFEVTYLPVRSDGLVDLAQLEDAIRPDTGLVSVMAVNNEIGVVQPLEEIGRICKEKGVPFHTDAAQALGKIPIDVNRMGIGLMSLSGHKIYGPKGVGALYLRRRPRIRVEPQMSGGGQERGIRSGTVPTPLVVGFGAACEIAAQEMDYDHRWVNALQQRLLDGIRAQVDEVVINGSMEHRYPGNLNLSFAYVEGESLLMGLKEVAVSSGSACTSASLEPSYVLRALGVEEDMAHTSIRFGIGRFTTEEEVDRAIELTVRQVKKLRDMSPLYELAKAGIDLKSIEWSQH